A region of Takifugu flavidus isolate HTHZ2018 chromosome 2, ASM371156v2, whole genome shotgun sequence DNA encodes the following proteins:
- the tmem208 gene encoding transmembrane protein 208, giving the protein MAPKGKVGTKGKKQIYEENEATLKFYTRVILGANAIYAAINLLIFYSSSTFWTWLLLLFALAVYVGSYRSMSAMAKPVFAEDGSLVDGGIDLNMEQGMAEHLKDVILLTAIVQVLSIITSYFWYLWLLAPARALHLLWVNFLGPWFMAETPTAPEEVNEKKQRRQERRQMKRF; this is encoded by the exons ATGGCG CCTAAAGGTAAAGTTGGCACAAAAGGAAAGAAGCAAATTTATGAGGAGAATGAAGCAACGCTCAAGTTCTACACAAGAGTCATCCTAGGAGCTAAT GCAATATATGCTGCCATAAATCTTTTGATTTTCTACAGTTCTTCTACTTTTTGGACATGG ctgctgcttttgtttgccCTCGCAGTTTATGTTGGGAGCTACCGCTCCATGTCTGCCATGGCCAAACCAGTGTTTGCTGAGGACGGAAGCCTGGTAGATGGAGGAATAGACCTAAACATGGAGCAGGGAATGGCAGA gCACTTGAAGGACGTTATCCTGCTCACAGCCATCGTACAAGTGCTCAGCATCATCACTTCTTATTTCTGGTATCTCTGGTTGCTG GCTCCAGCCCGTGCACTGCACCTGCTGTGGGTGAACTTCCTGGGCCCCTGGTTCATGGCAGAAACTCCAACTGCACCTGAAGAAGTGAAtgagaagaagcagagaagacAAGAACGCAGACAGATGAAGAGATTCTGA